Proteins encoded in a region of the Pseudomonas shahriarae genome:
- a CDS encoding glycosyltransferase family 2 protein — MRLSLIVPLFNEEQATHLFYRAVRQEPSLQDHEVEIVFINDGSTDRTGDIARDIALADSDVVLINFSRNFGKEPALFAGLAYASGEAVVPMDVDLQDPVEVVARLIEKWKEGADVVLAKRRDRSSDGYLKRHSASMFYHLLNRIAYTHIEENVGDFRLMDRKVVDVIKTLPEQQLFMKGVLSWAGFTVAIVEYDRVCRVVGHSKFNAWKLWNLALEGITSFSTLPLRLWSYIGAGISLLALGYAGYLIIDKLLFGNDVPGYPSLMTAILFLGGVQLIGIGILGEYVGRIYMEAKHRPRYVVANVVKNQETPDESI, encoded by the coding sequence ATGAGGCTCTCGCTGATCGTGCCGTTGTTCAATGAGGAGCAGGCGACACACCTGTTTTACCGGGCCGTACGCCAGGAGCCGTCGTTGCAGGATCACGAAGTCGAGATCGTGTTTATCAATGACGGCAGCACCGACCGCACGGGTGATATCGCCAGGGATATCGCGTTGGCCGATAGCGATGTGGTGTTGATCAACTTTTCCCGCAATTTTGGCAAGGAACCGGCACTGTTTGCCGGCCTGGCGTACGCCAGCGGTGAGGCGGTGGTGCCCATGGACGTCGACTTGCAAGACCCGGTTGAAGTGGTCGCGCGCCTGATCGAGAAATGGAAGGAGGGCGCCGATGTAGTCCTGGCCAAGCGTCGTGATCGCTCCAGCGATGGCTACCTCAAACGCCACAGTGCCTCGATGTTCTATCACCTGCTCAATCGCATCGCCTACACCCATATCGAAGAAAACGTCGGCGACTTCCGCCTGATGGACCGCAAGGTGGTGGACGTGATCAAGACGTTGCCGGAGCAGCAATTGTTCATGAAGGGCGTACTGTCCTGGGCCGGGTTCACCGTGGCTATCGTCGAATATGACCGGGTTTGCCGGGTGGTCGGCCACAGCAAGTTCAATGCCTGGAAACTGTGGAACCTGGCGCTGGAGGGCATCACTTCGTTCAGCACCTTGCCCTTGCGGTTATGGAGTTACATCGGTGCCGGTATTTCGTTATTGGCGCTGGGGTATGCGGGGTATCTGATCATCGACAAATTGCTGTTTGGCAATGATGTGCCGGGGTATCCGTCGCTGATGACGGCGATTCTGTTTTTAGGCGGTGTGCAACTGATCGGGATTGGCATATTGGGGGAATATGTGGGGCGGATCTATATGGAAGCCAAGCATAGGCCGCGGTATGTAGTCGCCAATGTAGTGAAGAACCAGGAGACGCCAGATGAGTCAATTTGA
- a CDS encoding ATP-binding protein — MPSLYNRRILLIDDTPSIHEDFRKILMPTLEQNAALDEMESALFGEAAKPQAQTFELDSAYGGQEGLQQLCAAMQQARPYALAFVDMRMPQGWDGAQTIEELWKVAPDLQVVVCTAYTDYSWEELLSRLNAHDRLLILKKPFDNIEVQQMANTLAAKWDMARRASLKTVHLEQLVEQRTEALTLASQALQQEIDERKQLQSQLIQSEKLASLGQLAAGVAHEINNPVGFVTSNLGTLESDFKQLQRMLDAYQQAEAALAPGDCLEQLSALRNELDLDFLKEDIPILIRESKDGIGRVTQIVKDLKNFSRVDNDEQWQWANLQQGIDSTLNIVASELKHKADVIKHYQPLPEIECLASQINQVVMNLVINAAQAMGPERGTITLSNGVEGDRVWLEVADNGCGIAPHSLQKIFDPFFTTKPVGEGTGLGLSLSYGIVKKHHGDISVSSEVGRGTTFRVVLPIRQTAA; from the coding sequence ATGCCCTCTCTTTACAACCGGCGCATTCTGCTGATTGATGACACCCCCTCGATCCACGAGGACTTTCGCAAGATCCTGATGCCGACGCTCGAACAGAACGCGGCGCTGGATGAGATGGAGAGCGCGCTGTTTGGCGAAGCCGCCAAACCCCAGGCCCAGACCTTTGAACTCGACTCGGCCTACGGCGGCCAGGAAGGCTTGCAGCAACTGTGTGCGGCCATGCAACAAGCACGACCCTACGCCCTGGCGTTTGTCGACATGCGCATGCCCCAGGGCTGGGACGGTGCTCAGACTATCGAAGAGCTGTGGAAAGTCGCCCCGGACCTGCAAGTGGTGGTCTGTACCGCCTACACGGACTATTCCTGGGAAGAACTGCTGTCGCGCCTCAATGCCCATGATCGACTGCTTATTCTGAAGAAGCCCTTCGACAATATCGAAGTCCAACAGATGGCCAATACCCTGGCGGCCAAATGGGACATGGCCCGCCGCGCCAGCCTGAAAACCGTGCACCTGGAGCAGTTGGTAGAACAGCGCACCGAGGCGCTGACCCTTGCCAGCCAGGCCTTGCAGCAGGAAATCGACGAACGCAAGCAGCTGCAAAGCCAGTTGATCCAATCGGAGAAGCTGGCCTCCCTGGGGCAACTGGCTGCCGGGGTGGCGCACGAAATCAATAACCCCGTGGGCTTCGTCACCTCCAACCTTGGCACGCTGGAGAGTGACTTCAAGCAATTGCAGCGCATGCTCGACGCCTATCAACAGGCTGAGGCGGCCCTGGCGCCCGGTGACTGCCTTGAACAACTGAGCGCCTTGCGCAACGAGTTGGACCTGGACTTCCTCAAGGAGGACATCCCGATCCTGATCCGCGAATCCAAGGACGGCATCGGCCGTGTGACGCAGATCGTCAAAGACCTGAAGAACTTCTCCCGGGTCGATAACGACGAGCAATGGCAATGGGCGAACCTGCAGCAAGGGATCGACTCGACCCTGAACATCGTGGCCAGTGAACTCAAGCACAAGGCGGACGTGATCAAGCACTACCAGCCCCTGCCCGAGATTGAATGCCTGGCCTCACAAATCAACCAGGTGGTGATGAACCTGGTGATCAACGCAGCCCAGGCCATGGGCCCGGAGCGCGGCACGATCACCCTCAGCAATGGGGTCGAGGGCGATCGGGTGTGGCTGGAGGTGGCGGATAACGGCTGCGGGATTGCGCCCCACAGCCTGCAGAAAATCTTCGACCCGTTTTTCACCACCAAGCCGGTGGGCGAAGGCACGGGCCTGGGGTTGTCGCTGTCCTATGGCATCGTCAAGAAACACCACGGGGATATCTCGGTGAGCAGTGAAGTCGGCAGGGGCACCACTTTTCGGGTGGTGCTACCGATCCGGCAGACAGCGGCGTGA
- a CDS encoding GtrA family protein: MGRLWMGFSTYTVIGIANTVIHWQLFFVLRAAFDLSQAFSNFLAFCVAATFSFFVNATFTFGMAASLGRYLLFIFCLGSLSLAVGWLADRWRLPGLVTVVVFSLVSLVCGFLLSKYWVFRRSAP; this comes from the coding sequence ATGGGCAGACTATGGATGGGGTTCTCCACATACACGGTGATCGGCATCGCCAATACGGTGATCCACTGGCAGCTGTTTTTCGTGCTCCGGGCCGCCTTTGATCTGAGCCAGGCCTTCAGCAATTTCCTGGCCTTTTGCGTGGCGGCGACCTTTTCGTTTTTTGTGAATGCCACTTTCACCTTTGGTATGGCAGCTTCGCTGGGCCGCTACCTGCTGTTCATCTTCTGCCTGGGCAGTTTGAGCCTGGCGGTGGGGTGGCTGGCGGATCGCTGGCGCTTGCCCGGGCTGGTCACCGTGGTGGTGTTTTCCCTGGTCAGCCTGGTGTGCGGTTTCCTGCTATCGAAGTACTGGGTGTTCCGCAGGTCCGCCCCATGA
- a CDS encoding glycosyltransferase family 39 protein — translation MSQFDGVAMGGVDNSKRTKIDISLALIVFYFFVLLVSVGVRFAELTETGIWLDEAFSLLLSMKPPSEILFHTARDVHPPLYYLMLHEWIKVFGNGAFAARSLSVFFGVVSVALGIWLSHLLLPRRAAMLASILLAIFPAAVRYSQEVRMYSFLGALMLGATIAFIYWLDRPQSKVPLALYILLMVAGLYTHYFAALCLLSHWAYISLLATSRQIKYKYLWSRSWWLANGLIVICFLPWLPSLLNQLTYSRLDWIAQPGIKELVELTWFFLNFSEGQQVPVWWGYGLALVVWIASVSICLWDASDRKNNALLVVYVWCPIAAIMLVSLFWPLLYPRYFLFAGLALPLVIAMALEGVSTRSKSAFVIGLSAVILLELNGLWHVYNKTCMWCYENNQLGALADYVDHTSQPGDGVLVLEPFMHLSMIYYLKNERPAMQYTPINADGTSGRPNGYQISTLIQDKADQIYVDDLELLTTASGRLWLIDAQDRGTLTRKLPAHWQLLGTYRVGKEKAQLMAICPLASGCQKPPLQ, via the coding sequence ATGAGTCAATTTGATGGGGTGGCTATGGGCGGTGTTGATAACTCGAAGCGAACAAAAATTGATATTTCCCTGGCTCTTATAGTGTTCTATTTTTTTGTGTTGTTGGTTTCAGTGGGGGTGCGGTTTGCCGAGTTGACTGAAACAGGTATATGGCTTGATGAGGCTTTCAGCCTGCTGCTGAGTATGAAGCCGCCTTCTGAAATTCTGTTTCATACGGCCCGTGATGTTCATCCGCCACTGTACTATCTGATGTTACATGAGTGGATCAAGGTGTTCGGTAATGGCGCTTTTGCCGCCCGCAGTCTGAGTGTGTTTTTTGGGGTTGTTTCGGTGGCGCTGGGGATCTGGTTGTCGCACCTGTTGCTCCCTCGACGTGCGGCAATGCTGGCAAGCATATTATTGGCGATCTTTCCGGCGGCCGTTCGCTACAGCCAGGAAGTCCGTATGTACTCGTTCCTGGGGGCTTTGATGCTGGGCGCGACGATTGCATTTATCTACTGGCTTGACCGTCCGCAGAGTAAAGTTCCGCTCGCCCTGTACATCCTGCTGATGGTGGCAGGGCTTTATACGCACTATTTTGCGGCTTTATGCCTATTGTCCCATTGGGCCTATATTTCGCTTCTGGCAACGTCTCGACAGATAAAATATAAGTATCTGTGGAGTCGTAGTTGGTGGCTGGCCAATGGTTTGATTGTGATTTGTTTTTTACCCTGGTTGCCCAGTCTGCTGAATCAATTGACGTATTCGAGGTTGGACTGGATCGCCCAGCCGGGTATTAAGGAATTGGTCGAGCTGACTTGGTTTTTTCTGAACTTCAGTGAAGGTCAGCAGGTGCCTGTCTGGTGGGGTTATGGCCTGGCCTTGGTGGTGTGGATCGCGTCCGTATCTATTTGTCTGTGGGATGCAAGTGATCGAAAAAATAATGCACTCCTTGTTGTGTATGTATGGTGCCCGATAGCGGCGATCATGCTGGTGTCATTGTTTTGGCCGTTGCTGTATCCACGTTATTTTTTATTTGCCGGGCTGGCGTTGCCTCTCGTCATTGCAATGGCACTGGAGGGCGTGTCGACACGAAGTAAGTCGGCGTTCGTCATCGGTTTGTCAGCGGTTATTCTGCTTGAGTTGAATGGTTTGTGGCATGTGTATAACAAGACGTGTATGTGGTGTTATGAAAACAACCAGCTGGGCGCGCTGGCCGATTATGTTGACCACACTTCGCAGCCGGGAGACGGGGTGTTGGTGCTGGAGCCCTTCATGCACTTGTCCATGATCTATTACCTCAAGAACGAACGCCCTGCGATGCAGTACACACCAATAAACGCAGATGGCACATCGGGGCGTCCCAATGGGTATCAAATTTCCACACTGATTCAAGACAAGGCGGATCAGATCTATGTCGATGACCTGGAATTGCTCACAACGGCCTCAGGCCGACTTTGGCTGATTGATGCCCAGGACCGTGGCACCCTCACGCGAAAGCTTCCTGCCCATTGGCAGTTGCTTGGCACCTATAGGGTAGGTAAGGAAAAAGCCCAGCTTATGGCTATTTGCCCGTTGGCGAGTGGCTGCCAGAAACCGCCTCTTCAATGA
- a CDS encoding DAHL domain-containing protein: MKLTRRASLALLGVVTVVLASILVFLYIKSSTDQSSNYTPSRDLIRHIKQLNAQWDSEVLKARIALTHNYDPLVAPLNEMNSLWAELEAREHLHQHADPANWQLAQSTYQAAIEEKARLVDQFKAHNALLRNSLAFLPNAEDDIQMQFGLLDDNNRLQLQDITSDTYDLLLSSLEFALVASDDKAAEILVGLNKLAINKEHLPGDFQSPIELLSKHIALILREQPVVNSLLERIAAIPLSEHLDVMTNQLDQDQRVAELTEQKYHRYLLVFSTLLMLVLVYLAVRLLRSFAEINRVNRALLAVNESLEQRVEERTRELKDAQSELLDSARQAGMAEIATNVLHNVGNVLNSVNVSADLVTRKLRASKALGLGKAMQLINEHPHDLGTFLTDDDKGKMLPGYLNQLVDAIAIEQQGMADELVQLTKSVDHIKDIVSTQQSYAGASKLLEPVHISALVEDALRMNSGALSRHHVTVVKDYQPVPEVMVDKHRLLLILVNLISNAKYAMSNLSDRPRQITLTVRPLDDHTLQISVKDEGEGIPAENMTRIFTHGFTTRKEGHGFGLHSCALAAIEMKGRLTAHSDGPGQGALFTLSIPLERAET, from the coding sequence ATGAAGCTGACTCGCCGCGCCAGCCTGGCACTGCTCGGTGTCGTCACCGTGGTACTGGCCTCGATCCTGGTTTTTTTATACATCAAGTCTTCTACTGACCAGAGCAGCAACTACACCCCGTCCCGGGACCTGATCCGCCATATCAAGCAATTGAACGCGCAATGGGACAGCGAGGTGCTCAAGGCGCGGATCGCCCTGACCCACAACTACGACCCGCTGGTCGCGCCGCTCAACGAGATGAACAGCCTCTGGGCCGAGTTGGAAGCGCGCGAGCACCTGCACCAGCATGCCGATCCAGCCAACTGGCAATTGGCACAGAGCACCTATCAAGCGGCGATCGAGGAAAAAGCGCGGCTGGTGGACCAGTTCAAAGCCCATAACGCGTTGCTGCGCAACTCCCTGGCCTTCCTGCCGAACGCCGAGGACGATATCCAGATGCAGTTCGGTCTGCTGGACGACAACAATCGCCTGCAGTTGCAGGACATTACCAGCGACACCTACGACTTGTTGCTCAGCAGTCTTGAGTTCGCGCTGGTTGCCAGTGATGACAAGGCCGCAGAGATTCTTGTCGGGTTGAACAAACTGGCGATCAACAAGGAACACCTGCCTGGGGATTTCCAGAGCCCTATCGAGCTTCTCAGCAAGCACATTGCCCTGATTCTGCGTGAGCAACCGGTGGTCAACAGTTTGCTTGAGCGCATCGCCGCAATCCCGCTGTCCGAGCACTTGGACGTCATGACCAACCAACTCGACCAGGATCAACGGGTCGCCGAACTGACCGAGCAGAAGTACCACCGTTACCTGCTGGTGTTTTCGACGTTATTGATGCTGGTACTGGTGTACCTGGCTGTTCGCCTGTTACGCAGCTTCGCCGAGATCAACCGGGTCAACCGCGCCCTGCTGGCTGTCAACGAAAGCCTCGAACAACGGGTCGAGGAACGCACCCGGGAACTCAAGGACGCCCAGAGCGAGCTGCTCGACAGCGCCCGCCAGGCCGGCATGGCGGAAATTGCCACGAATGTGCTGCACAACGTCGGCAACGTGCTCAACAGCGTGAATGTGTCCGCCGACCTGGTCACCCGTAAGCTGCGGGCCAGCAAGGCCCTGGGGCTGGGCAAGGCCATGCAGTTGATCAACGAGCATCCCCATGACCTGGGCACCTTCCTGACGGACGACGACAAGGGCAAAATGTTGCCGGGATACCTCAATCAATTGGTGGACGCGATTGCCATCGAGCAGCAAGGCATGGCCGATGAACTGGTGCAGTTGACCAAGAGCGTCGACCACATCAAGGACATCGTCTCCACCCAGCAGTCCTATGCTGGCGCCTCCAAGCTGCTGGAACCGGTCCATATCAGCGCCCTGGTCGAAGACGCGCTGCGCATGAATTCCGGGGCCTTGAGTCGCCACCATGTCACCGTGGTCAAAGACTATCAGCCAGTCCCCGAGGTCATGGTCGATAAGCATCGTTTGCTGTTGATTCTGGTAAACCTGATCAGCAACGCCAAGTACGCCATGTCCAACCTCAGCGACCGGCCACGCCAGATAACCCTGACGGTCCGCCCCCTGGATGACCATACGCTGCAAATCAGCGTAAAAGACGAAGGCGAAGGAATTCCCGCAGAGAACATGACGCGGATCTTTACCCACGGTTTCACCACCCGCAAGGAAGGCCACGGCTTCGGCCTGCATAGCTGCGCCCTGGCGGCCATCGAAATGAAAGGCCGTCTCACCGCCCACAGCGATGGGCCGGGCCAGGGCGCCCTGTTTACCTTGTCTATCCCTCTTGAACGTGCCGAGACCTGA
- a CDS encoding type B 50S ribosomal protein L31, with amino-acid sequence MKAGIHPDYRTVLFHDTAADVFFLIGSTVDTDRTHQHTDGNTYPYMALDVSSASHPIYTGQQRKTQVEGRIAGFNKRFASFGSSPKPAEA; translated from the coding sequence ATGAAAGCTGGTATTCACCCCGACTACCGCACCGTGCTGTTCCACGATACTGCTGCCGATGTGTTTTTCCTGATCGGCTCCACGGTCGACACGGATCGCACCCACCAACACACCGATGGCAACACTTACCCTTACATGGCCCTCGACGTGTCCAGCGCGTCCCACCCGATCTACACCGGCCAGCAGCGCAAGACCCAGGTCGAAGGGCGGATTGCCGGGTTCAACAAGCGGTTTGCCTCGTTTGGCTCCAGCCCCAAGCCCGCTGAAGCCTGA
- a CDS encoding OpgC domain-containing protein: protein MLNGRDPRIDFFRGLALIFIFWDHVPHNPLGQITLRNVGFSDAAEVFVFLAGYASILAYSKVLQREGFWMASLKILRRTWVLYVVHIFLLAMLMGIVFFANSKVETRDLVQEMGLTHFITNPQQALTDELLLRFKPNLMDPLPLYIVLLLGLPLVLPVLVRAPLAVVAVSLVVYLLAPKLGWNLAAIADGVWYFNPVTWQLLFVLGGAAAIRAGQPHAPETRPLQRQPLFLAAATYTLLAGVITVSWRWPEIHDELMPAALSNLLYPISKTDLSPVRLLHFLALAYVTAKLLPGRAWTQNWLAQQSCRMGRYSLEVFCLGVLLAPLADMLNAQVDDAWPMQIFSALLGLALMAGLAAWLEFNKQLDQARRSDERPLNS, encoded by the coding sequence ATGCTTAACGGACGCGACCCGCGCATCGACTTTTTTCGAGGCCTGGCGTTGATTTTCATTTTTTGGGATCACGTGCCTCACAACCCCCTTGGTCAGATCACCCTGCGTAACGTCGGCTTCAGCGATGCCGCCGAAGTCTTCGTGTTCCTCGCCGGCTACGCCTCGATACTGGCCTACAGCAAAGTGTTGCAGCGCGAAGGTTTTTGGATGGCCAGCCTGAAAATCCTGCGCCGTACCTGGGTGTTGTATGTGGTGCATATTTTCTTGCTGGCGATGCTGATGGGCATCGTCTTCTTCGCCAACAGCAAGGTGGAGACCCGCGACCTGGTCCAGGAAATGGGCCTCACGCACTTCATCACCAACCCGCAGCAAGCCCTGACCGATGAATTGCTGCTGCGCTTCAAGCCCAACCTGATGGACCCGCTGCCGCTGTACATCGTGTTGCTGCTCGGTTTGCCGCTGGTGCTGCCGGTACTGGTGCGCGCGCCCCTGGCGGTGGTGGCGGTGTCGCTGGTGGTGTACCTGCTGGCGCCCAAGTTGGGCTGGAACCTGGCGGCGATTGCCGATGGCGTGTGGTACTTCAACCCGGTGACCTGGCAGTTATTGTTCGTGCTCGGCGGCGCGGCGGCAATCCGCGCCGGGCAGCCCCATGCACCTGAGACCCGGCCGTTGCAGCGACAACCGCTGTTTCTTGCCGCCGCCACCTACACACTGCTGGCCGGCGTGATTACCGTGTCCTGGCGCTGGCCCGAGATCCACGATGAGCTGATGCCCGCCGCCTTGAGCAACCTGCTGTACCCGATCAGCAAGACCGATCTGTCGCCGGTGCGCCTGCTGCACTTCCTCGCCCTGGCCTATGTCACCGCCAAGCTGCTGCCCGGCCGCGCCTGGACACAAAACTGGCTGGCGCAACAAAGCTGCCGCATGGGGCGCTATTCCCTGGAAGTGTTCTGCCTGGGGGTCTTACTGGCGCCGCTGGCGGATATGCTCAACGCCCAGGTCGACGACGCCTGGCCGATGCAGATATTCAGTGCACTGCTGGGCCTGGCGTTGATGGCTGGGCTGGCGGCATGGCTGGAGTTCAACAAGCAACTGGACCAGGCCCGGCGCAGTGATGAGCGCCCCTTAAATAGTTAG
- a CDS encoding putative quinol monooxygenase, with amino-acid sequence MLKVIAEDFIKPEHLETVRPWYAELVEKTRQEPLCIAYDLFVDQKDPGHFIFIEQWPDQAALDAHCQTEHFTRLVPQINAYQAKPCRVLLMDGF; translated from the coding sequence GTGTTGAAAGTGATCGCCGAAGACTTTATCAAACCCGAACACCTGGAAACCGTGCGCCCCTGGTACGCCGAACTGGTGGAAAAAACCCGCCAGGAACCGCTGTGCATCGCCTACGACTTGTTCGTCGACCAGAAAGACCCGGGGCACTTTATCTTCATCGAGCAATGGCCCGACCAGGCCGCGCTGGATGCCCATTGCCAGACCGAACACTTCACCCGGCTGGTGCCGCAGATCAACGCGTATCAGGCCAAGCCTTGCCGGGTGTTGTTGATGGATGGGTTTTAA
- a CDS encoding FMN-binding glutamate synthase family protein: MSLSLLSRYAFFAVCVIFTLASLPFIQHEWLWPMTLVTGVLSLIGVFDLLQSPHAVRRNYPILGNIRYLVEGIRPEIRQYLLESDSDALPFSRAQRSLVYSRAKNESADKPFGTLIDVYQSGFEFIGHSMRPAPLSDPSAFRVVVGGPQCTQPYSASVFNISAMSFGSLSANAIRALNQGAKLGNFAHDTGEGSISAYHRENGGDLTWELGSGYFGCRTSDGRFDPERFAVQAQNPQVRMIEIKMSQGAKPGHGGILPKHKVTKEIAETRGIMMGEDCISPSRHSAFSTPIELMHFIAQLRELSGGKPVGFKFCLGHPWEFMGIAKAMLETGILPDFIVVDGKEGGTGAAPVEFTDHIGVPLREGLLFVHNTLVGLNLRDKIKLGASGKIVSAFDIASVLAIGADWANSARGFMFAIGCIQSQSCHTNKCPTGVATQDPLRQRALVVPDKAQRVFNFHRNTLKALAEMLAAAGLDHPSQLSAKHLVRRMSATEIKLFSQLHVFLKPGELLTGEVNGEFYSRMWQMARADSFEPHEVEAA; encoded by the coding sequence ATGAGCCTGTCGTTGCTTAGCCGTTATGCATTCTTTGCCGTGTGTGTCATTTTCACCCTCGCCAGCCTCCCCTTTATCCAACACGAATGGCTCTGGCCGATGACCCTGGTGACCGGCGTGCTCAGCCTGATCGGCGTGTTCGACCTGCTGCAAAGCCCCCACGCGGTGCGCCGCAACTACCCGATCCTGGGCAATATCCGCTACCTGGTGGAAGGCATTCGCCCGGAAATCCGCCAGTACCTGCTGGAGTCCGACAGCGACGCCCTGCCCTTCTCCCGGGCCCAGCGTTCGCTGGTGTATTCGCGGGCCAAGAATGAAAGCGCCGACAAACCCTTCGGCACCCTGATCGACGTGTACCAGTCCGGTTTCGAATTTATCGGCCACTCCATGCGCCCGGCCCCGTTGAGCGACCCCAGCGCCTTTCGCGTGGTGGTCGGCGGCCCGCAGTGCACCCAGCCGTACTCGGCGTCGGTGTTCAATATCTCGGCCATGAGCTTTGGCTCGTTGAGCGCCAACGCCATCCGCGCCCTCAACCAGGGCGCCAAGCTCGGCAACTTCGCCCACGACACCGGCGAAGGCAGCATCAGCGCCTACCACCGGGAAAACGGCGGCGACCTGACCTGGGAGCTGGGCAGCGGCTACTTCGGCTGCCGCACCAGCGACGGCCGTTTCGACCCCGAACGCTTTGCCGTGCAGGCGCAAAACCCGCAGGTACGGATGATCGAAATCAAGATGAGCCAGGGCGCCAAGCCCGGCCATGGCGGGATCCTGCCCAAGCACAAGGTGACGAAGGAAATCGCCGAGACCCGTGGCATCATGATGGGCGAAGACTGCATCTCGCCGTCACGCCACAGTGCCTTCTCCACGCCGATTGAGCTGATGCACTTTATTGCCCAGTTGCGTGAATTGTCCGGCGGCAAACCCGTGGGCTTCAAATTCTGCCTGGGCCACCCGTGGGAGTTCATGGGCATTGCCAAGGCCATGCTCGAGACCGGGATCCTGCCGGACTTTATCGTGGTCGACGGCAAGGAAGGCGGCACCGGCGCCGCCCCCGTGGAGTTCACCGACCATATCGGCGTGCCCCTGCGTGAAGGCCTGCTGTTTGTGCACAACACCCTGGTGGGCCTGAACCTGCGGGACAAAATCAAACTGGGCGCCAGCGGCAAGATCGTCAGCGCCTTCGATATCGCCAGCGTCCTGGCCATCGGCGCCGACTGGGCCAACTCGGCCCGGGGCTTTATGTTCGCCATCGGCTGCATCCAGTCGCAGAGCTGCCACACCAACAAATGCCCGACCGGCGTGGCCACCCAGGACCCGTTGCGCCAGCGCGCACTGGTGGTACCGGACAAGGCCCAGCGCGTATTCAACTTCCACCGCAACACCCTCAAGGCCCTGGCGGAAATGCTCGCGGCGGCCGGCCTGGATCACCCTTCGCAGTTGTCGGCCAAACACCTGGTACGGCGCATGTCGGCCACCGAGATCAAGCTGTTCTCGCAGTTGCATGTGTTCCTCAAGCCAGGGGAGCTGCTGACCGGTGAAGTGAACGGCGAGTTTTATTCGCGTATGTGGCAAATGGCGCGGGCCGACAGTTTCGAGCCCCATGAAGTAGAAGCGGCTTAA